TGTACCAGGGTGTATATTCAGGggcgctgctagagattttgggccccatgaaagcatatcatattaggccccccagtctaaaccaatccagttattttcctaattttttagggcccctgtcgctcaggggcccttggaatcgtcctagctttcctcccccttacggcgcccctgtgTATATTAAAGCTATATGTAATGTACCAGGGTGTATATAAAAGCTATATGTAATATGTACCAGGGTGTATATAAAAGCTACATGTAATGTACCAGGGTGTATATAAAAGCTATATGTAATATGTACCAGGGTGTATATAAAAGCTATATGTAATATGTACCAGGGTGTATATAAAAGCTATATGTAATATGTACCAGGGTGTATATAAAAGCTATATGTTTGAAATTTCAGTATCATGACAGCACTATGTGGCACTGCTTCCATTTTAGTTTAATCAGTCTCAGTTTAATCTGTTCCTGTTCATTACCCAGACAAgatgtctgcaaagtttgaaaaagatccattaAATAATTTTACCATATGTATTCCCTGTTGTGGAATACAATAacagtcacagggcacactgatCCTCAGATGCGTGGATTTCACTGCAAGGGGGAGTTGTGTACATACCGTGTACAGTAATTCGAATAATTTTGTTTGAAAGTTCATTCGTGATTCGAACATCACTATTCCCCTGAAAAATTTGTGAGTTTCTGAGTACAGCCGGGACAGCATATTTCGATAGCCAAATATGAGTTTCAATTACACTGTTTCTGACTCCATGTGCATTCTATGCGCGTGGAAAGCATATTTTGATTGTTTACTTTTTCATTACACCAGAGGTAGTATATTTCGATGGTCAAATATATTCCTTATGAAATCAGTAAGGGCTTCTTCCATGCAGCCCCCCACAAAGGTTCTTTTTGTACAAAGTCTTGAAGATTGTTGACTCACGTACATTTTCTTTTGTCGGAGCTACAGTATACTGACACATGACGCTCTTTCGGTTTGAATTGCAGTAGCTTCTCTGATACATGCCCCGATTGACTGCTAAATGAGTTTAAAAGGACCGCCTGATCCAGGTTGTGTGGCTGTATCTTCATAGTTCTAAAGATTAATCCTTGTTTTACCTGTCTGTTCAATGTCTGTACACCGTAAGCCGGTCCACGGACATCAAATAGCTGGGAACCTTCATGTTAAGGTGTAACGGTGGCTCCAGTGAGTACACTGTCTGAGTTTTTTGCATACAGTAGATGGCGCCAAAATCAAACTAAAAATCATTTACAATCCGTACcgaagaatgaatgaatgtcttttattgtcactatacacatgtatAATGAAATTAAGAGCAGCACCTTCAGTGCAAACATGTAcacatgacaaacaaacaaacaaacagtgcAAAAGTTCTGTAGCGCTATATACATTTGGAATAAATAACTGAATTGGgttttaaatatatgaatatcCAATGTGATATGCAGTGTAATAATGATCATGTGATATTGCACAGTATACGGTATTGCACAGTTATCAATACCATCTAGGTCATGGATATTGCACAGCTGATAGAAGGAAGTCCAGGGGTTGGGGGGTTAGACTGTGTAGTCTACTGTCCAGTCAGTGCATGTGTACGTTTAGGGTggttcttgagtctgtttgtcctAGCTGTGATGCACCTGTAGCGCCTCCCTGAGGGCAGCAGGTCAAAcagatcagagccagggtgggagcTGTACTTGACGATGCTTtttgctctgctgaggcagcgggaggtgtaaatatccatcagggaggggagagggcagctgATGATCTTCTGTGCTGCCTTTACTACTCTCTGAAGCCTCTCCCTGTCTGCCATGGTGCAGCTGCCGTATCatactgtgataccatactgtgataccatactgtgataccatactgtgatacagtacgTCAGCAGGCTCTCGATGGACCAGCGGTAGAAGGTCAGTAGCAGGTTGGAGTCCAGGTTGTGCTTCCTGAGGACCCTCAGGAAGTGTAACCGCTGCTGTGCCTTCTTGGTAACTGCTGTGATGTTGTCTGTCCAGGAGATGTCAGCGGCGATAAGGATGCCGAGAAACCGGAAGGTGTGGACCCTCTCCACACACTCGCCATAGATGTAGAGGGGGGCTACGTCGGTGCTGTGCCTCCTGAAGTCGACTATGATCTCCTTGGTTTTCCTGGTGTTCAGAGCCAGATTGTTCTTTGAGCACCAGGCAGCCAACTTCAggacctcctctctgtaagctgcctcgtctccctttgagatgagtccgaccactgtggtgtcgtcagcaaacttgACTATGAGGTTGTTGCTGTGGGCCGGACTACAGTTGTGGGTATAGAGACAGTATAGGAGGGGGTTCAGCACTCAGCCTTGTGGGGATCCGGTGTTCAGTGTGCGAATGGAGGAGGGGGGCGAGTCTCACAGTCTGGAGCCGGTTGGTAAGAAAGTCCTTTATCCAGACACATGTGAGAGAGGGGAGGCCTAGAGTGACCAGTTTGGTGATGAGAATGTCAGGAATGATTGTGTTAAAAGCCGAGCTGTAATCCACAAAGAGCATCCAGACGTAGCTCTGCTGCCGCTCCAGATGGCTGAGCGCAGAGTGGAGAGCTACGGCGATGGCATCTTCTGTGGATCTGTTAGCACGATATGCGAACTGGCAGGGATCGTAGTCTTGGGGGAGATAGTCCTTGATGTGCTGGAGGACCAGTCTctcgaagcacttcatgatTACCGGAGTGAGGGCCACAGGGCGATAGTCGTTTAGGCTGGTGATGGGAGTCTTCTTCGGCACTGGTATGATAGTGGCTGATTTTAGGCAGGACGGAATGACTGCCTGGGCTAGGGAGAGGTTGAAGATTTTGGTGAAGATGAGGGTGagcattggtgaatgtcaggtcatggtgagtctggagcctattcgTGCAATCATGGGGCACGTGAGAGGGGACACCTTGGTCAGGATGTCGGTCCATGACATGGTAGACACCATGGGCATTTCAGAGTCACCATTTCACCTATCCACATGTTTTTGGAGAATCCAGGGGAAATCTAATTAAACTCCATATAGGGAGGGGTATCAAATCTACCACCCTAGAGGTGTGTGGCTACAATTGTATCCTCCACACAATTGCATTGCCCTTTGTTACTATGAactgtcattttatttaaaaacagtttTTATATTCCATTATCAAATGCTCTATACCGGAGGTCCTCCCAGTTTCTCTTATTCTGTAATGCAGTCAACCTATAACTCTAGCAGAAACTTTCTTGCACATAGACTCTTCCATCTTCATGACGCTAACTCCATAGACTTAAGTGAACTGTGAAATGAGGTGGCAACAgaaattagttttaaaaaaacaaaaaaaaactacaaatcctCCATATACGATTTCCATTTTGGAACAGGCCGGAGAGGCAAAAGGTGTGCTCACTCTTCAAGGGATCAGGGGTTCATACACCACCCATGTTCTGTacagctgtctgtgtgtctctgaatGTTCTGCCTGGGTTTGAGTGGGTTTCTGCCGGGTACAAAGACATGTGGGAACGTGAATACAGCCCTTCCATAGAGAGGCGCGTTCGCTCCGAAAGGCTGCTTGCTCACCGAGGCTCATGTAAGAGacattgatgtattttttttttaaatctgtgatAAAAGAAGGGGATCTGAAGACGTTCAacatacatgtatgtgtgtggctATTTTTGGGGGAGGAAAAAACCAAGGCAGGAACATACTTCTCAAATGCATCAACAAATTAAATGTACAGTTTTATgcaaattagttttatttttaatgcacacacattttcacaaagtttgTTACCCTGTTAATCTCACACTGTAATATATGGTTAGTCAGGCAGGAGAATCAGCACAgtgtggaatgggggggggggggcacaaccaCAGAGATCATCATTACATCGTGTTATATAATTATGAAATTAACCACAAACACCACAATCTAGTTTGCATATTTGAAAGCACAAAAATTCCACAATTACAAAAATAGCCCTCTTCCTCAGAACTGCCTTTACTGTTTtattacaatataatataacaAGAATGCACTCAACTCTCCATTTTCCAACCGCTTATCCAGCTagattctgcaccagtacactaGATTCTAAACATCAGTATACTTTTCACTGGGTTAGTGCAAAATCACCTGTGGAGATCTTACTCTTAAGTGCAGTATCACATGGGGATGACTTGTGGATATGTGTCACTCCTGTAGGATCCAGCATACTTTGTCGACTGCTTCAGCTGACTTTAGTGAAGGACATTTGACATAAATCGGTGACGGCTGGTCAGGCTGTAAAACATTAGCATGGGATTCTATGTGACGCATGAGGCTTCAGCTACACATGCAGGGTTTTGGGGAAGAAACACAGGTTTGGTGCTGGGGGTGTAACATGGGTACGGGAAGGAGACTCTGATGAAGGCAAGACAAATGCAGGATGTGGAACATGGAGTCTCGTTTTCAGACTGAAGTCAGAACCTGGTGTATGAACTTAAATGGATCACGAAGTTCAGAAGAACATATAAACAAAATCCTGAGCAACTAAAAATCCTTGATATTCTGTGAAAATAGCATTAAAACACAGAGATATTTGGGAAAcgctgtttatttttaatctgaGTACCATCAGTGTACCTACAGTCTCACGAAAAATGAGGTCTTTCCTTGACTCGGCGTGTCAGATGACTCCTTCCCTCCTAGATCTccagtattttaaaaagcaaaaaaggaTGAGAACTACAGCCAAAAGTGCTCCTATTCCAATAATAATCCAGAATATATATCTTGTAGAATCTGTGGAAGGAGGTCAGTGTTAAATCATGTATGCACAGTAGCATCACAAGTACCGCATCAAAAGATAAGCAGGAAAGAGATGCAATAGTTTATAATAACTCCTCATTCCTGGAAAATCCCAGAGCTTACAGATCTCCCTGCAGACTGGTTCTATTGAGTGTGACTCAAGCCAGCGGTTAAACTTAGCGTCATAATAACTATCAAAGCTGTTTCCAGCAAAATGTTTGTCGGTGTGATTCTGTGTTTAGTTCTGTTTTAAAAGCTTTTGCTCAATGGCAGTTAAAAACAGCACGCGCCAAGTCATGCAGCACAGACCATTGTTTAATTGTCAATGGCTGACTGAGGGGGCAGGAGGTGCTTTGAAAAGGGGGAAATGATCAGTGTTTACGGGAAAGTATGAAACCTTTAGCTGAACTTGTCCAGTCGTTCCTCTTTGCtcaaacacacagcaaactGCTTTATACCTGATAGAGCTGGTTACAGGTACGTCGTGGGGCTCGTTTCCCAGcccccacctcacccccccaccccaaaacatCCATTCCATCCCTGAGTTTCACAACCTCTTATTTAAGTTTATTTATATCAGAAACACAAAGGACTGCAGATCTCAGATTACTGGAGGACTAACACATTGATTAATTAGTCCTCGAGTTCACTGTTCATCAATTACAGACTAGTAATTTATCACATGAAAATGAATTTAAACTGTATTATTAATTTAAATGGGAAAACCAGAGTTACTTATTTTTTCCACTATTTTAACATGATTACTCCTAACAGTTTGGTCAAACCCCAGAGAATATACTGGAGAATTATAGTGAATATTCAGATAACAAATTTGcagttattttaatgaaaactgTAATTCCTGATATGTGTTGCAAAGGCAGCAAAGGAAGAGGAAGCAGAGAGAAAGGAAGTTATGACAGGTATTTATAGAAGCGTCATACCTGTAACAATCACCCGCATTGTTTCCTCATGGATCCCTAAATTGTTACTTGCCCTGCAGGTATAATTTCCCTCATGATCTATCTCGGAGATGGTGTAAATGCCGTCCTGTGTTGGTAATCGCTGGCCCTTTAACATCCAAACAATATTCGGGGGAGGATTCCCTTTAGCGCTGCAGTTTAACACAGCAGAATGGCCACGCCTCACATAGAGCAGGGTGTCTATTGGGTTGATAGTGGGTTTATCTGGTAAAGAGAAGAGAACCCAGTATTACTGACAGTATAGCTACAAAATCTCAGGCAATGTAAATCCCCAACAAGCCTGTATGTGACAGTCAGCCAAGGAACCATGAGCAGAATCTCCTTATGATGTAGCTGATGCCTCAGAAATCTCCATGTAAACAGCCACAGTATTAATCACAATGTTAACAATAAGTGGAAGATCAAGGAAGAACACAAGaattatatttaatatgaattatatcagtGAACTACATTTGCCTGATTTGCACATTACTTTGCACAAAAGTGCCACCTAAATAATCCAAATGTAAATTAATTATCCACGTCTACAGGCAGCAAAGATCGTTGGTGACACAACTTAAAAGATGtgcaaagttttatgcataggCAGTACTCACAGTGCACAGTGATATTGAGGGGTGTTGATTTCACTGCAAGTGGGGGTTGTGGTGCTTCTGGTCCCAGGTCCAGTTCTGCCCCACAACTGTACTGTACGTTATCATCGGTTCTGTTAGTAGTTCTGTTGGCGGTGATCAGAACGATGGAAGCCACACTCACAGGTGCCTTTTCTCTGTCAGACTTTCCATCTTTTATGACATAGTCTCTGTCTTCATGTACTAATGTGTCCCCTTTGTACCACTTCACAGTGAGGTTCTGAACAGGAGCGATGTTCTGGATCTCACACTTCAGCTGGTACTGACTCCCCTCCACCATGGGGTCAGTAGAGTTCACAGAACTGACAGAAACACTGTCTGGGAGTTCTGTGAGGGAAAATGAGAAGCATTATTTCTCAAAAACAACTCACACATGAGACAGCTGTGCCTTATAGGAACAGAGACACATAGAGACATCCATGCCTTACAGTGAAATATTCTGCTGGGTTTTACTGATGTTTTAAGGTGATGCTCAGGTTGAATATTTCCCAGGTGTATGAGAGCTGACAGCTGCAGTAGCTCCATCAGAAGAGACACACTTACTGTACACAGTGACTGAGAGACGTTCTTTACATTGTTTTCCTGGACGGTTTGCATAGCATAGAGGCCCTAAGTCCCAGATTCTCAGACTTTCCACCCTCCAAGTGAGAAACTGGACACCAGTTGTAATAGGTACTTCATCTACTGGAGCTGCCCAGCCCATGCTACTGTGATCTGTGGACACTGTGCAGTTCACTGATACTGGGTCTCCATGTCTCACCACCACTCTGGGAGGATGGAGCTCAAGACAGCCATCAGCAGCTGTGAAAGAAAATGGCATTAAAAGCAAAGAAGTTATTTAAACAAGTACATCGAATTGCAAAAGTATTACAGtatctgggaaaaaaaaaaaaaaaaaagcaaattctGTAAAAAcatctggatttttttattttttaacagaaaTTTCCGGAGTTAAAATGGTATATTCCTAAGCTCATGATCCAAACCCAGCTTCTGAGTCCAGCACTTCAGGGGCAGTGTATGGCTCTGCAGTGAGCCTGTGATCGGACATCTGCCAGTTCAAATCACATCTTTAGATTAGTCCACTGGGCCCATGAGCAAAGCCTGTAACCTCCCAAAATGCTGCAGGGGCGCCTGACAAGCGGCTGAAGCACGGCCCTCTAATGTATATACACTAAATGGTCAAAAGTATGTGGGCACCAGTATCTCCAACATCTGATTGCAAACCCAAGGGTATCACTGTGAAGTTGGTCGGCCCGGTGCTGCTGCTATAGCCTCTGATGTTCTGGGAAGCCTTTCCATTAGATGTTGGAACATTGATGCTGGTATTTGCCGCCATTCAGGTTAGGGATTAATGCTcggtgatcaggtccctttctgtgagcttgtgtgacCGACCACTTTGTGGGTGAACTTGCTTCCAGACCTTTCAACCTTCACAATCACCTCATTCACTGCTGACCAGGACAACACTAGCAGGCAAGATGGTACCTTATTGAGGTGTCAAGCGGAAAGTTACTAATCTCTTCTGTACAACCACCCATTCTGCTTCCAAGGTTTATAGCAGAAGACTGCATGACTGTGTGCTTAACTATAGGCCCGTGTCAGCAATGGCCCTGGCTTAATATGGCGCTTACCCTAATTAATAGGGGGCATCCACATACTTTCACCCttacagtgtatgtgtgtgtatgtctcaaaggagcATTTCAATGTGCCTGAAATCATGCAAATGGCAAACAAAAGCATTTTAATTTACCTTTAATCTATTTCCATAATATTATGTCATTTTATCAGGCCACCTGTGAACTGGAAACTTAGCACAGTAATCAGATCAAGTGGAACTTATAAGTCTTTATATTGTTTTGTATAAACAGGACTAACTGGGGACTATTGCTCCACCagagttccatgtgtgtggcgtttgcatgttctgcccgtgtcgttgtggggtctcctccgggtactctggtttcccccccacagtccacaaacatgctgaggctaattggagttaccaaattgcccataggtgtgtgtgagtgcctggtgtgtgactgtgccctgcgacgggttggagccccatcctgggttgttccttgccttgcacccatagcctctgggataggctctggacccccgcaACCAAGAATAGGACCAGCAGTttcagataatggatggatggactaacTGGGGACTATTGTTGTAAATCTGTGATTGGGGtagttgggttagggttagtaatattaatagggggggggggcagtggtcaCCTGTGGGGCCAGGGTTTGAGTCTTTGCCATGGCTCCATATGTGTGGAGCTtgtatatcccccccccccccatgtcttcATGGGGTTCAGTGCTCCAGGGGGGTGcatgagtgagtggtgtgtgagtgtctggtGTGTGACTGAGCCCTGCCCTGGGTttgcaccccatcctgggttattccctgccttgcacccatagatTCCAGGATAGGCCCCAGACTCCTTGCAgtcctgaacaggacaagcaggtcCAGAAGACGGATAGATATTAACGGGGAAGTACCCGCTCATTCCACCATGGTGCTTAAAAGCACAGCTGGGGATCTTCCCTGTCTGCTGCCGTCAGACACAACACCAGCCATAACATGTCAGGAAGTGACTCATCGTTATAACAAAGAAAATCCGATGCTATCCACTCTATCTATTTTACCATCActaatttattattactctTATCTGTGAATATTTATTTTGGTAATATTACAATATTGATTTTTCAGAATAAGTTTTGAGTTTTAAAGTTCACCAGTCAGGTATTAATGAGTTTTCTCTATCCACcatgtaaaattaaaatttgcatCCGGGGAAACCTGGACGTATGGTAAGCTTAGAGTTAACTCTCATTTTACAATTTACACACAATCTACAAATAGCTTCactgttcacacaaaaacaaaaataaagtgtcGAACAGCCAATGTTTTCCGGAGGTCGACATCACTCGTGACACAGCGATGTGCATATCATCTCATTTTTAATGCAAAAGCATGCACAAGCCTTGCACACACTGTGTGATGATACTGAGTGGTTGCTGTATATTGAAAACTGGTGCCTTGTCCTTCTCTTGGTTCTCCACTGTAACTTGCAACACTGGGTCATACGGGTTGCAGTAAAAACAGCTTATTTTTGAAAAACTGCCCGGACGCATGAACAGAGGCTCAAAAAGAAGACATGTCCGGGTATGGTAACCCCACAATAAAGTCCATCTTAATCTTACAGGAGAAGTAACAAGTAGGCGAGAGGTAGGAGATGGTGACCATAGAGTAAACAGACAAAGTAGAGGAAGCCTGATGAGAAGTAATAGAGGACACTCAAACAACTCGCAGTTGAGCAAGGAGCAACTTTCAATGATTATATGATCAAACAGACACGATCTGTCCCCGAGAAAAGCTGAGCAAACACTTCAGCCTCATGTGTGTGGATCACCATCGTTCATACCAGGAAGACGGAAaaccagggctggactgggattaaaaatctgCCTGGACTTTTGGTTCTCCAATGATGAATTCTGCCACCGGTAAAATGGCAGGCAGGCAGCCAGCCAGTCCAGGTACTGTGAATGGTGATTGAAGTGTTAACGTTCATAACATAGTGAAATAAGCAGAATATACTGTGGCGTCGGGCGGACCGAGGCATGGCGGGAGCAGACAGAGACACTGAGGCTCGCTTGCCGGGGAGAGCACGCTCTTTGAGGGTACACATAAGACACTGGCGACAATAAGGGAGTGCAAACATTAACATTGACAAGAACAACAATataacaagggctatttacaaccgcacgcggggcatgctatAGAACATGCGTCCCGCAGATGCTACAATACTATTACTGTActtcactgtaaaaaaatctttAGGCTACCGTACATTGAATCCCCTTCATCTCTCCGGGATCTTGTGTTTACAGAGGAAGAAGACGCCCCTACCAATGCGCCTGTCCAAAACAACCAGACGCGGTATTTATACAGTATTCAGCTCTACAGAAATGTCCAGAGCTTTAGTTTAGTTACTGTAGAGTACAACGGAGAAACACAATTCAAATGTAAGTTGAAATGAAATACCTTTCGAAAGAGATTTTGATGGAATGAAAAAACAATTTTGTTCCTTTCCTAGATAACAGTGTAAAATCTGATTGTTCTTCACACGTTTCCAGAACATCTGTCATACCATTTAGGAACTTATAATGGAGAAAGAAATGCCCTTATTCACTAATTTAACTCATGAATTTATCACAGgaatttgcatataaaatagCGTAATAAAATGGGGGAGATCGAGGTCATCGTAGAAAGCAGGAGGACACTAGAAATCAGAGAGATCCCTCGAAAGATCGGGATCCACATTTCCGCTAACAAATAAAATCAGTTTCCTTGTCGTTTCAGAAGTTTCAATAGAAATATTATCAGAACTATTCTTTTTATTTAATCGAACACGCAATTTAGACAAACATTTGACATGTGCTGCATTTAATGTAAGACTTTCACTTTCTGAGCGCTcctccaataaataaaatgaattagtTACTTACTATAAAGAACATAAACGATTTGCAATGGCTGATCCCCGGACCCACCGAAGCCCCGACCAAAGTCCTACCTGTGAAGGCGCAGAAGGCGGCGACAAGGACGAGTCTGCGAGCGGCGAGTGCGGGCCATCTTCCCCACTCCATCGCCATTAAAGCATTGCTCCCTCTCAGCGATAGCGAACCCTCTTGCGCTGACGAAGGGATCTATAGGGAGTGGCGTGACATGGCGTGCACTCATTGTAATTCTTTTCGTGGCTTATGCGGTGTGAAAGCGCGCATGAACAACTTCCTTCCACAAAAACCGCTCATATTTGAATTGAAACGGTCACAAGGGTGTCGATTTCGTATGAACTGTAGGGACTAATATATTGTAGGAATTATAGGAGTGtttaggggggcggggtttTCACGGCTGATTTGATCCCCACCAGTGTTAAAACCAAACTTATACGATCTTCAGTGGTTgtagtttgtttgtttttttcctcataTGCATACATTTGCATATCTTGTCCATGCAGGGAAGCAGGACATAAAGCTTGATGGTATGTCCTTCTGAAATAATTTGCTGATCAAATGGACTCAAAGGCTCACCTTTCACATTGACTCACTGGCAGTCAAGAATAACTGCAGATGTGAACTGCAGATTTACTGGATGTGTACTAAAAATGTTAACctgtaaaatgtaacactgCTGGAGTCCTTATATAGGAAATGGTTAAAGATGGTTATGTTTCACTTCTTGAATATGGTTTGTTCCAGGTCATAAAACTCTCTGACTCTTTTGTGAGAACAGTTGCACTGTTTTGGAAAAAGTTCCTGCATGTTATTACCAGTAGATGTCAATGTTGCCTGCTAGTGACCATTTTGATGAAATTTTTCATAAACTTTCTGTCTTCTGTCCTTAATTTTAAGGCTGTCTGTGAGTGTCAGTCATTGTGATGGTTGAAACTGTCCACCTTGCTGCTGGCTGTCCTCTTCCTCATTCACCTTGAGTCTTTCAAAAGCACTTGGTT
This genomic window from Paramormyrops kingsleyae isolate MSU_618 chromosome 22, PKINGS_0.4, whole genome shotgun sequence contains:
- the LOC111849267 gene encoding cell adhesion molecule 3-like isoform X1, coding for MAMEWGRWPALAARRLVLVAAFCAFTAADGCLELHPPRVVVRHGDPVSVNCTVSTDHSSMGWAAPVDEVPITTGVQFLTWRVESLRIWDLGPLCYANRPGKQCKERLSVTVYKLPDSVSVSSVNSTDPMVEGSQYQLKCEIQNIAPVQNLTVKWYKGDTLVHEDRDYVIKDGKSDREKAPVSVASIVLITANRTTNRTDDNVQYSCGAELDLGPEAPQPPLAVKSTPLNITVHYKPTINPIDTLLYVRRGHSAVLNCSAKGNPPPNIVWMLKGQRLPTQDGIYTISEIDHEGNYTCRASNNLGIHEETMRVIVTDSTRYIFWIIIGIGALLAVVLILFCFLKYWRSRREGVI
- the LOC111849267 gene encoding cell adhesion molecule 3-like isoform X2: MEVISRYLPVLLAVAQLFFSESRSTADGCLELHPPRVVVRHGDPVSVNCTVSTDHSSMGWAAPVDEVPITTGVQFLTWRVESLRIWDLGPLCYANRPGKQCKERLSVTVYKLPDSVSVSSVNSTDPMVEGSQYQLKCEIQNIAPVQNLTVKWYKGDTLVHEDRDYVIKDGKSDREKAPVSVASIVLITANRTTNRTDDNVQYSCGAELDLGPEAPQPPLAVKSTPLNITVHYKPTINPIDTLLYVRRGHSAVLNCSAKGNPPPNIVWMLKGQRLPTQDGIYTISEIDHEGNYTCRASNNLGIHEETMRVIVTDSTRYIFWIIIGIGALLAVVLILFCFLKYWRSRREGVI